A genome region from Raphanus sativus cultivar WK10039 unplaced genomic scaffold, ASM80110v3 Scaffold2298, whole genome shotgun sequence includes the following:
- the LOC130505465 gene encoding fasciclin-like arabinogalactan protein 15 has protein sequence MEGVSNLLFSLLLLTASSISTTALPDKTGSSQINSNSVLVALLDSHYTELAELVEKALLLQTLEEAVGQHNITIFAPRNEALERNIDPEFKSFLLQPKNLKSLQTLLMFHILPKRLTSTHLSASSVVSHRSLSNDHLQFTAGKVNSAVITRPDDVTRPDGVIHGIERLLIPRSVQEDFNRRRNLRSISAVLPEGAPEVDPRTHRLKKKPAPVPAGAPPVLPIHDAMSPGPSLAPAPAPGPGGPRHHFNGEAQVKDFIHTLLHYGGYNEMADILVNLTSLATEMGRLVSEGYVLTVLAPNDEAMAKLTTDQLSEPGAPEQIMYYHIIPEYQTEESMYNSVRRFGKIRYDSLRFPHKVEAQEADGSVKFGHGDGSAYLFDPDIYTDGRISVQGIDGVLFPEEETPVEKKSVGSVVKTTAKPRRGKLMEVACRMFGSQFHTCQ, from the exons ATGGAAGGCGTCTCCAACCTCCTCTTCTCCCTCCTCCTTTTGACTGCCTCCTCCATTAGCACCACCGCATTACCCGATAAAACCGGGTCGAGTCAAATAAACTCCAACTCCGTCCTCGTAGCTCTTCTCGACTCTCACTACACCGAACTAGCAGAGCTCGTGGAGAAAGCTCTTCTCCTCCAAACATTAGAAGAAGCCGTTGGTCAACACAACATCACAATCTTCGCTCCTCGCAACGAAGCTTTAGAACGTAACATCGACCCTGAGTTCAAATCTTTCTTGTTACAACCCAAGAATCTCAAATCATTACAAACACTCTTGATGTTCCACATTCTCCCCAAAAGACTCACTTCTACTCATCTCTCCGCCTCGTCCGTCGTCAGCCACCGTTCTCTCTCCAACGATCACCTCCAGTTCACCGCCGGTAAAGTCAACTCCGCCGTAATCACCCGACCCGACGATGTAACCCGACCCGACGGAGTCATCCACGGGATCGAACGTCTTCTAATCCCTCGCTCCGTTCAAGAAGATTTCAACCGCCGTCGTAACCTCCGTTCCATCTCCGCCGTGTTACCGGAAGGAGCGCCGGAAGTAGACCCGAGAACCCACCGTCTCAAGAAAAAACCCGCACCAGTCCCCGCCGGAGCACCACCGGTTCTCCCGATTCACGACGCAATGTCACCAGGCCCGTCACTAGCTCCGGCTCCGGCGCCAGGACCGGGCGGGCCTCGCCACCATTTCAACGGAGAGGCTCAAGTCAAAGACTTTATCCACACTCTGCTCCATTACGGTGGATACAACGAGATGGCGGACATTCTCGTCAACCTCACTTCTTTAGCCACCGAGATGGGTCGGCTCGTGTCGGAAGGCTACGTGTTGACGGTCTTAGCTCCTAACGACGAAGCTATGGCTAAGTTGACTACAGACCAATTGAGCGAACCGGGAGCTCCAGAGCAAATAATGTATTACCATATCATACCGGAGTATCAAACCGAGGAGAGTATGTACAATTCTGTACGCCGGTTTGGGAAAATCCGGTATGATTCTCTCCGGTTTCCTCACAAGGTAGAGGCTCAGGAGGCAGACGGTTCGGTTAAATTCGGTCATGGTGACGGTTCTGCTTATTTGTTCGATCCTGATATCTATACAGATGGACGTATTTCGGTTCAGGGGATTGACGGAGTTTTATTCCCGGAGGAAGAAACTCCGGTTGAGAAGAAATCCGTCGGTTCGGTTGTCAAGACAACCGCTAAACCGAGAAGAG GGAAATTGATGGAGGTAGCATGCAGAATGTTCGGTTCACAATTTCACACATGTCAGTGA
- the LOC130494769 gene encoding RNA-binding protein CP33, chloroplastic-like, giving the protein MSSLAYCPSAVAVSPASSAATVNPLFSSLRLFNPFPPKSFKLVASFLNPISLHPNIRRHRFSCAADTEDELPVASEDEEEEEEEDVKQTTQASGEEGRLYVGNLPYTITSSELSQLFRQAGTVVDVQIVYDKVTDRSRGFGFVTMGSIEEAKEAIQMFNTSQIGGRTVKVNFPEVPRGGEREVMRAAKIRDGNRSYVDSPHKLYAGNLGWDLTSQGLKDAFADQPGVLGAKVVYERDSGRSRGFGFVSFESAQDLQSALRAMNGVEVEGRELRLNLASERATVSRPFVTQVETEEGNSLESSEVLSTIST; this is encoded by the exons ATGTCGTCTTTAGCCTATTGTCCCTCCGCCGTCGCTGTATCTCCCGCTTCCTCCGCCGCTACCGTTAACCCCTTATTCTCCTCCCTCAGACTCTTCAATCCCTTTCCACCAAAATCCTTCAAACTCGTCGCCAGTTTCCTCAATCCCATCTCACTCCATCCCAATATCCGTCGCCACCGTTTCTCCTGCGCCGCCGATACCGAAGACGAACTCCCCGTCGCAtcagaagacgaagaagaagaagaagaagaagatgtgaaaCAGACGACGCAAGCCAGTGGTGAGGAAGGGAGGCTGTACGTTGGAAACTTACCATACACAATCACTTCTTCTGAGCTCTCCCAACTTTTCCGACAAGCTGGAACTGTCGTAGATGTTCAG ATTGTGTATGACAAAGTCACTGACAGAAGCAGAGGGTTTGGATTCGTAACGATGGGAAGCATCGAAGAAGCTAAAGAAGCTATTCAGATGTTCAACACCTCT CAAATTGGCGGTAGAACTGTGAAAGTGAACTTCCCGGAGGTGCCAAGAGGCGGAGAGAGAGAAGTAATGAGAGCAGCCAAGATCCGTGATGGTAACCGGAGCTATGTTGACAGTCCTCACAAGCTCTATGCTGGGAACCTTGGTTGGGATCTGACCTCACAAGGTCTGAAAGATGCATTTGCTGACCAACCTGGTGTGCTTGGTGCTAAAGTTGTGTATGAAAGAGACAGCGGGAGGTCTCGGGGGTTTGGTTTCGTCTCTTTTGAATCTGCACAAGACCTTCAGTCTGCCCTGAGGGCCATGAATGGCGTG GAAGTTGAAGGCAGAGAACTGAGGCTCAATTTGGCTTCAGAGAGAGCCACCGTGTCTCGTCCTTTTGTAACACAAGTAGAGACTGAAGAGGGCAACAGTCTTGAGAGCAGTGAGGTGCTTTCAACCATCAGTACATGA